Part of the Zingiber officinale cultivar Zhangliang chromosome 8A, Zo_v1.1, whole genome shotgun sequence genome, AGATTATTGCAGAGATGTATCATTCAATAACTTAACAGGTCCAACCCCAAAGATACTTGCAAATGATTACAGGTGAGAATGATAAATCCAGATATTATATAATTCTTATCACCTGTCATTTTGTTGCTTGAgaagcttttaaaaattaatactacAATGAAAGTTACCTATTTTTAACTCTTCGGCCAAGTTTTCTCTAGTTAAATAAAGATTGCACTTTATGCTATgtttaagataaaaaataatgCAATTTGCTCAGTTCCCTGTTAGCTATTTAACTTTCTTATGTTTAAATATGATGTAGCATTTCTTAAGTTAGCATTGCATAACTTATTGTAAGATAAACTAAAGCTATAATTGCACGTTCCATCAAATCTTAATCTTGATGCTGATCTAGGCAACTAGATGTGGTGTTTTTTTTATTACTCCAGTTTCTCATTTTGTTTCAACCTTTGTAAGCAGTGGCTTGCAGAAATAGTGGCTTATAATCTTGTAAAAAATATTAGATGGCTgaaaattaacctaattaatgAAACTACCTTGTTCCATTTACATCTTGGACTGCACTTTTGTGAGTTGGAAAGGTTGTAAGGAATAGGACGGTGGTTCAACTTACTATAGTTGATTAATTGAAGTTGTGGGTTGCTAGGAGCAATATGTACAACAAGTTTATTTTACTCATGTAATAACGATAAGAATGCTAAGATGGATGGAAAGGTTAGAAAAACTAATATCAGGGGCAATTAAGTGTAGCTCAATTAGTTGGTATAGTTTGAGAGAAAATAAACTGAGTAGTATGTACATAgtcaaaaaatgaaaaattaattttatagttGAAGACTTGAATTTATTAGAGTGGTAGATCCTGAGAGTTCGATAAATATCCGACACAGCACTGgccaatataataaaaaaatattttaattaatttgcatattattaatgatatacTTTGCTTAGAGCTCAATCAAGGAATAAAATTTATGTAGCCACTTTCAAAAGTTGGGGCAAACACAGTTTAGTTTGATGTTGTTGACGATGATAGGTCTGTTAGAATGTTGTTTCTGGGTTGTTTTCCTCCATTTTTCTGGCAAATATTATCAAAGATATCGCTAATGAATAATTTGTAACTCTCTCTGGAATGTATAGTCTTGCAGGTAATAAGTTACTCTGTAACACTTCTCATTTGCATGGTTGTGCACTTGTAACGCTAACAAGTAATGGTAATTCATTTTCTTATCTGGATTTATCACTTGTTGTACCATATCATAAAGATTTGAACCTGTTTTTATTCTTCCTGCAGAAACTAGAGCTTTGGAACATTCTAACAACCATCAGTTGGCAGTTGCAATCCCTTTAAGTATTGGTTGTACCTTAATATTATCTTTGCTACTGCTTGTTTTCTGGTTACGTTGCTGCAAATGGAGCATGAATTTTGCTGGAGATGGTATCTTTGAGTATTCTATTTTGTGATCATGAAGATAGACTGGTTACTCATATACTGAATTCTCTGCAGATCAAAACTATGAATTTGAAATGGGACATTTGAAGAGATTCCCTTTCCGTGAACTACAAATCGCAACAGAAAACTTTAGTGCCAAACTTGTATTAGGTCAAGGTGGGTTTGGAGTTGTTTATAAAGGCCATCTCAGAAATGGAACTGTGGTAGCAGTGAAGCGATTAAAGGATCCAAATTTTACTGGAGAAGTACAGTTCCAAACAGAAGTTGAAATGATTGGCCTAGCTCTGCACAGGAATTTACTCCGACTATATGGATTTTGCATGACCACAAATGAGAGATTGCTTGTGTATCCTTTTATGCCAAATGGGAGTGTGGCTGATCGTTTAAGAGGTCAGTAGTCTTGTTACTTTGGTTGTTTTGAGATATGGGGATATAAGGAATGATTATACAAGTCAGTAAACCACATTATCAGATGGTTTTATCGAGTTTGTAGCTTTGAATTCCTCGGGAAAAAGTTTCTAGCACCAGAATTAGTTTGGTTTCTTTCATGGAAAATGTATCTACATTATTATCACTTGACTTGCTCTAGTTGGACATGCAAGAAATATTTTGCCACACAATTATATTGTGATTATTCTTTGATGATTTGAATGATTTAGAGTATAATACTTTGCATTATGGTTAGTCAGGGATATTGTCCCTTGGTTAGAAATTTGTGCTCTTTTTCCATCCATTCATCTCAGTACATGGGTTTCATTCATCTAACCGTTTGCAGATCATTCTCATAGTAAACCATCCTTGGACTGGAACAAGAGAATGCGAATTGCAATCGGTGCTGCTAGAGGGCTCTTATATCTGCACGAACAATGTAACCCGAAAATAATTCACAGGGATGTTAAAGCTGCAAACATTCTACTTGACGAATGTTTTGAAGCGGTGGTAGGAGATTTTGGATTAGCAAAACTTCTAGATAGGAGAGAATCTCACGTCACAACTGCAGTTCGTGGCACTGTAGGACACATTGCTCCAGAGTATCTCTCTACTGGGCAGTCATCCGAGAAGACTGATGTTTATGGATTTGGCATCCTACTATTGGAATTGATCATAGGCCAAAAGACCATGAGTTCTGGAAATGGTAATTCCCAGAAAGGAATGATTCTCGACTGGGTGAGTGTATTCTGACAATTGTTTTATCCTACctcatttgttcacatcatccaATTTTAATAATGCTTGAAAATAAAATGAGATGTTTTACTGTATAAGTTTGTTATTTGACACTATTTACTATCAAAAGTATGATAATTTACCCACATTTATGCAATTTTTGCTATCCTAGTAGCTATTCTGCTACCCGTCTGGTGGTCTTTATCTATTAATTGGTGAACCAATGTCTAATGCAGATCAAGACTTTACATGAAGAGAAGAGAGACGCTGAATTGGTTGACAAGGATCTCAACGATGCTTTTAATTCTGCTCAGCTTGAAACTGCCGTGGAGGTTATTCTGCTCTGCACTTCTTCAAATCCTGCCCTTCGGCCAAAGATGTCTGAAGTTGTTAAAACACTTGAATCTATTTCTGGGCCAGCAGAACAAAGTGAAGAAACTCATGGGGAAGTAACTTGCTGTAGGTCTTGCAACTCCTCCAGAAGCTCTGATGGTGCTAATGAAGCCTCTTCTTTCATCATCGAAGCTATTGAGCTCTCAGGGCCCAGATGATTATGACACTTCCAATCAGATTTTTAGAACCAAGTGTTTCTTCTCATACATGTAGATGTAGACGGGTTTGATCATCGTGGCTACTGGAATGACTAATGAATGGAAAAAAAATGTACATGAAGATCTTACTGTATTTAGGATATAATTTAAGCCCTCTGAAAGCTGAATTCATATCGAATTTTGATGTGTACGAAGTACATGAACAACTAGTGCCTTTTTTCAATACATCTTGAGAATAGGCATTAAATTATCTCTGACTCGAGCGAGAAATGATAGGGAGTGTTGGAGAAATAAAATGTATCACAGCGTCTGCATTCACATGGCTATTTAAATCTGCAACACTACCAAGCACATTTTCTGAAAATCGGTTGCATTAGCTATAAGCTTGCATCAAGATCAAACACATATATAAGTTTAATATAGTAGCAGCAGCAGGATGGCCAGCATTTTCAGCAACTAGTTGAACTCCAGAGGACTCCTGGTTACTTTGACCCTCCTTCACTGACATCGCCTGAGTCGAATCAGAATAGGCAACACTGACATTGGTCAGCTGAAAATGGTTGTGTTCATTCACGGTTAGCTTTCCCATCTTTCTCACATGATTCTTGTGAAGGAAATTAAATCAAGCATGTCCATTATCCAGGCAATTAAGCATACTTGGAAGCACAAAGTATAACCGAACGAGATCGAGATGACTCATTCATCAGGCAGAAATCCATTGCTGTCACGGACGCAATGAAAAAGAGTCGATCTTCAAGGAACTGATTAATTGCCAATATTACTTTGATTGGAAAGAGATACAGCTACAGACTACAGTGAGCTAAATATGCTGACTACTGATAAACATTGAGAGGTAATTATTTTGCTTCTCGCCCCAAGTccaggaaaataaggaaattaattAATCCACATGGAACGGGCATCTAAGATTCAATCGATCACATAGGAACCTTGTTGTCAGCTTAATCATGTAGGCAATGGAATTttaacacaataaaaataatgaaagagtTTTGGATCAAGAAAATGATAAATGGGAATAATTTCAACAATTAGCGAAAAACTATTCTTTTTGAGCTCCTCCATTCCTCAGTACGGTATACAAGGTTGAGTACTCTTTTGCTTAAGTACTGGTACTATATATATTTATGGAATCAGATGCATAAATCTGATCCATTTTATCATCATTCACAATGGAAAATAACTGGGTGGGTGATTTCAAATAAGAACGAAGAGGGCTCAATAAAGAGGCTATCTGCTTGACTTAGTAAAAACAAATACCGCCTATGGCAGAACTTACACAGCAGCAAGCTCAGTTGGTGTTGTACAAGGGAGTAAGAGAGTTTGCTCGGACATTAATACCACCCCCTCTAACGGACAAAGAGGGCCCCCTGAGTGAGTCGGCTCTGCTAACAAGATTTGTGTCGAGGAACACAACTATTACAATTATGTCATCATGAAAATGCCGACGATCAATCTTCTTAAGATCAGAGTACCTCATCTCCCCTTTTTTTGCAGCTTCTTGTAGTGCAGCTTTGACAAGCCTTCGAGCACTTCCCTGCGTGATTGGAAagataattgttttttttttctctcaatagaTTAGTAATTTAAAAAACTGCAGCTAAGATTGAAGTCGATATGGTGGGCAGATATTGGATATGACCTCTAACGCCGAGCATAAGATCACATGTTCTTATGTTGAAGGTTAACCTTATCAAACTCTCAAGGCTTATTACTAGCAAATGTATCTTTAAAATCTTCAAGTATCAAACTTTATAGAGGAATCCATAAGATTGACAGCAGAATTACTTCTAAAACTGTTTGATGCTTCACATCAACTTCTTTTGACAACCTGATGCTGTGCTTCAACATTACAGAACGTGTTTTATAGCCAAGGGATAACTCAAAAAATTGATGTAAAGAATATAACAGTTAAATTCTTAATAATAATAGCAGAGAcattcttagaaaatttctggaatattaaatatttatatttttaataattttatctatCGAGGAA contains:
- the LOC122011789 gene encoding probable LRR receptor-like serine/threonine-protein kinase At5g45780 isoform X1; its protein translation is MANCRYLLIPLFILHSAHTARSSDPLLSPKGVNYEVAALMSVKSRMRDEAGVMGGWDIYSVDPCTWFMVGCSSDGFVISLSGEMASNSLSGTLSPSIGNLSHLQTLLLQNNKISGIIPPEIGKLSQLNTLDISGNQFTGQIPSALGLLSQLVYMRLNRNGLSGPIPEAVANLSGLLFLDVSFNNLTGPTPKILANDYSLAGNKLLCNTSHLHGCALVTLTSNETRALEHSNNHQLAVAIPLSIGCTLILSLLLLVFWLRCCKWSMNFAGDDQNYEFEMGHLKRFPFRELQIATENFSAKLVLGQGGFGVVYKGHLRNGTVVAVKRLKDPNFTGEVQFQTEVEMIGLALHRNLLRLYGFCMTTNERLLVYPFMPNGSVADRLRDHSHSKPSLDWNKRMRIAIGAARGLLYLHEQCNPKIIHRDVKAANILLDECFEAVVGDFGLAKLLDRRESHVTTAVRGTVGHIAPEYLSTGQSSEKTDVYGFGILLLELIIGQKTMSSGNGNSQKGMILDWIKTLHEEKRDAELVDKDLNDAFNSAQLETAVEVILLCTSSNPALRPKMSEVVKTLESISGPAEQSEETHGEVTCCRSCNSSRSSDGANEASSFIIEAIELSGPR
- the LOC122011789 gene encoding probable LRR receptor-like serine/threonine-protein kinase At5g45780 isoform X2 produces the protein MANCRYLLIPLFILHSAHTARSSDPLLSPKGVNYEVAALMSVKSRMRDEAGVMGGWDIYSVDPCTWFMVGCSSDGFVISLEMASNSLSGTLSPSIGNLSHLQTLLLQNNKISGIIPPEIGKLSQLNTLDISGNQFTGQIPSALGLLSQLVYMRLNRNGLSGPIPEAVANLSGLLFLDVSFNNLTGPTPKILANDYSLAGNKLLCNTSHLHGCALVTLTSNETRALEHSNNHQLAVAIPLSIGCTLILSLLLLVFWLRCCKWSMNFAGDDQNYEFEMGHLKRFPFRELQIATENFSAKLVLGQGGFGVVYKGHLRNGTVVAVKRLKDPNFTGEVQFQTEVEMIGLALHRNLLRLYGFCMTTNERLLVYPFMPNGSVADRLRDHSHSKPSLDWNKRMRIAIGAARGLLYLHEQCNPKIIHRDVKAANILLDECFEAVVGDFGLAKLLDRRESHVTTAVRGTVGHIAPEYLSTGQSSEKTDVYGFGILLLELIIGQKTMSSGNGNSQKGMILDWIKTLHEEKRDAELVDKDLNDAFNSAQLETAVEVILLCTSSNPALRPKMSEVVKTLESISGPAEQSEETHGEVTCCRSCNSSRSSDGANEASSFIIEAIELSGPR